One region of Exiguobacterium acetylicum genomic DNA includes:
- the gatB gene encoding Asp-tRNA(Asn)/Glu-tRNA(Gln) amidotransferase subunit GatB yields MNFETIIGIEVHAELSTNTKMFCGCAREYGAETNTKTCPICLGHPGVLPKINEKAVELAVRAAMALNCQVADQTKFDRKNYFYPDTPKAYQISQFDQPIGFDGYIDAEVDGETKRFRIERVHLEEDAGKMNHTGANHSVVDFNRTGAPLIEIVSEADMRSPKDAVAYLERLKEVLQYAGVSDVKMEEGSLRCDCNISVRPYGQEKFGTKTELKNLNSFGNVLKGLEFEEDRHRKLLLAGGVMRQETLRFDETKKQTVLMRVKEGASDYRYFPEPDLVKLVLDHDWKEAIRAGIPELPDARRVRYQEELGLSAYDAKQLTVTREMAEYFEATLAAGAEPKAAANWTIGEIQGHLNKSTETFETVKMTPARLAEMIDLIASGTISSKIAKQVFTAVIEEGVEPRAYVEANGLAQISDEGLLRGLIVEMFEANPAVVEELLGGRDRKKGFVIGQIMKKTKGMANPALLDQLFYEELEKLK; encoded by the coding sequence ATGAACTTTGAAACGATCATCGGGATCGAAGTCCACGCCGAGCTAAGCACGAACACGAAGATGTTCTGTGGTTGTGCGCGGGAATACGGCGCGGAGACGAACACGAAAACGTGTCCGATTTGTCTTGGACATCCGGGCGTCTTGCCGAAAATCAACGAAAAAGCCGTTGAGCTCGCTGTGCGTGCAGCAATGGCACTCAACTGCCAAGTGGCCGATCAAACGAAATTCGACCGGAAGAACTACTTCTATCCAGATACGCCAAAAGCGTATCAAATCTCACAGTTCGATCAACCAATCGGCTTCGATGGCTACATTGATGCGGAAGTCGATGGCGAAACGAAACGTTTCCGAATCGAACGTGTCCATCTGGAAGAAGATGCTGGTAAGATGAACCACACGGGTGCGAATCACTCAGTCGTCGACTTCAATCGGACAGGTGCACCGCTCATCGAAATCGTCAGTGAAGCGGACATGCGTTCACCGAAAGATGCGGTCGCCTACCTCGAACGTCTCAAGGAAGTCTTGCAATATGCAGGCGTCTCGGACGTCAAGATGGAAGAAGGATCACTTCGTTGTGACTGTAACATCTCCGTTCGCCCATACGGACAAGAGAAGTTCGGTACGAAAACAGAACTTAAAAACTTGAACTCATTCGGAAACGTCTTAAAAGGTCTTGAGTTCGAAGAAGATCGTCACCGTAAACTATTGCTTGCGGGTGGTGTGATGCGTCAAGAAACACTCCGTTTCGATGAGACGAAAAAACAAACCGTCCTCATGCGTGTCAAAGAAGGGGCGTCGGATTACCGTTACTTCCCAGAGCCTGACCTCGTCAAGCTCGTGCTGGATCACGATTGGAAAGAAGCGATCCGTGCCGGTATTCCGGAACTTCCAGATGCCCGTCGCGTTCGTTACCAAGAAGAACTTGGTCTTTCAGCGTATGATGCGAAACAACTGACGGTCACACGTGAGATGGCAGAGTACTTCGAAGCGACACTGGCAGCAGGCGCAGAGCCGAAAGCAGCAGCCAACTGGACGATCGGTGAGATCCAAGGTCACTTGAATAAATCGACGGAAACGTTCGAAACAGTCAAGATGACACCTGCTCGTCTGGCAGAGATGATCGACTTGATCGCAAGCGGCACGATTTCTTCGAAAATCGCCAAACAAGTCTTCACGGCCGTCATCGAAGAAGGTGTCGAGCCACGTGCATACGTCGAAGCAAACGGTCTTGCACAAATTTCAGACGAAGGATTGCTACGTGGTCTGATCGTCGAGATGTTCGAAGCGAACCCGGCAGTCGTCGAAGAATTACTCGGTGGACGTGACCGGAAGAAAGGCTTCGTCATTGGTCAAATCATGAAGAAAACAAAAGGAATGGCGAACCCTGCCCTCCTGGATCAACTCTTCTATGAAGAGCTTGAAAAATTAAAATAA
- the gatC gene encoding Asp-tRNA(Asn)/Glu-tRNA(Gln) amidotransferase subunit GatC, translated as MAKINEEQVRHVAHLARLAVTDEEVAQFTGQLEKILGFAEQLNELDTTGVEPTTHVLDLKNVLRKDEVRPSLPRTEVERLAPDWEDGQVRVPAVFE; from the coding sequence ATGGCAAAGATTAATGAGGAGCAAGTCCGCCACGTGGCGCATTTGGCACGCCTTGCCGTGACAGATGAAGAAGTAGCACAATTCACAGGACAACTCGAGAAGATTCTTGGGTTCGCTGAACAATTAAATGAACTCGATACGACAGGCGTCGAACCGACGACTCATGTCCTCGATTTAAAGAACGTCCTACGTAAGGACGAAGTACGTCCATCACTTCCTCGTACGGAAGTAGAACGACTCGCACCCGATTGGGAAGACGGACAAGTCCGCGTCCCAGCGGTGTTCGAATAA
- a CDS encoding Nramp family divalent metal transporter: protein MKTKSEVNEMATQPLTQDLPKKRTYIGPAFVAAVAYLDPGNFATNMTAGAQYGYLLLWVIVASNLMAVVIQFLSAKLGIVSNLSLAEVIREELSPVTRFFYWVQAELVAMATDLAEFVGAALGFHLLFAIDLRMAALLTAVLSFVILGFEQKGLRHFEAVIAVLVLIIAAAFAIEVFEVHPVFRDLSAGLLPGFEGTSSIVLAAGMLGATVMPHAIYLHSDLTKRRMGHVANKLSMLRIQRFDIWGAMLIAGAVNGAMLVIAASVFYGTTYQAGSLEAIYEGLHVTLGGIAPYLFAIALLVSGLASSSVGTMSGDAIMRGFLHLQLPLFVRRTVTMLPAILLLFSGFDPTRALVLSQVALSFGIPFALIPLIRATASERYMGEHRNSRFMNALAWIIVSIVIVFNIYLLVDVLV, encoded by the coding sequence ATGAAAACAAAAAGTGAGGTGAACGAGATGGCGACACAGCCACTTACACAAGATTTACCGAAAAAACGGACATATATCGGACCGGCGTTCGTTGCTGCCGTCGCGTATCTCGATCCGGGAAACTTTGCGACGAACATGACGGCAGGTGCCCAGTATGGGTACTTGTTGCTCTGGGTCATCGTTGCCTCGAACTTAATGGCGGTCGTCATTCAGTTCCTGTCAGCCAAGCTTGGAATCGTCAGCAATCTCAGTTTAGCGGAAGTAATCCGGGAAGAGTTATCGCCGGTCACTCGCTTCTTCTACTGGGTCCAAGCGGAACTTGTAGCGATGGCAACCGATCTCGCGGAGTTCGTCGGCGCGGCACTCGGATTTCATTTACTGTTCGCGATCGATTTACGGATGGCGGCGCTGTTGACGGCAGTCTTGTCGTTTGTCATCCTCGGCTTCGAGCAAAAAGGGCTTCGACATTTCGAAGCCGTCATTGCCGTTCTTGTTTTAATCATCGCCGCTGCTTTTGCGATTGAAGTATTTGAAGTCCATCCGGTCTTTCGTGATCTATCGGCAGGGTTGTTACCTGGATTCGAAGGTACGTCGAGCATCGTCCTCGCTGCCGGGATGCTCGGAGCGACCGTCATGCCGCATGCGATCTATCTCCATTCCGATTTAACGAAACGACGGATGGGGCACGTTGCGAATAAATTGTCGATGTTACGCATCCAGCGTTTCGACATCTGGGGAGCGATGTTGATTGCTGGAGCGGTCAACGGAGCGATGCTCGTTATCGCCGCCAGTGTGTTTTACGGCACGACGTATCAAGCGGGTTCGCTTGAAGCGATCTATGAGGGGCTTCATGTCACGCTTGGTGGTATCGCACCGTATCTGTTTGCGATTGCTTTACTCGTCTCGGGTCTCGCTTCTTCAAGCGTCGGGACGATGTCAGGGGACGCGATCATGCGCGGCTTTCTTCATCTTCAACTGCCATTGTTCGTTCGACGGACCGTGACGATGTTGCCGGCGATTTTGTTACTGTTCTCCGGTTTTGATCCGACACGGGCACTTGTACTCAGTCAGGTCGCCTTATCGTTCGGGATTCCGTTCGCGCTCATTCCCTTGATTCGGGCGACAGCGAGTGAACGGTACATGGGGGAACATCGGAACAGTCGGTTCATGAACGCATTGGCCTGGATCATCGTCTCGATCGTCATCGTCTTCAATATCTATCTGCTCGTCGATGTCTTAGTATGA
- a CDS encoding helix-turn-helix domain-containing protein has product MNRLSTSDLTQVAEHLYGMTGFFVTYRDRHGTPLALRPEAPPHPGTLPIENEWPVLKKTPLLYTLKDGTAYLFLDVPEQGMYRIGPVLLQSALFRAHIQDEAYHQFYKVLPRTTENRLIDCAHLMYRLLHGEALPKREIEQLSDIQEAEIPLVADAPSHTGVTAYRKAWQREQQIIDWIATGQSERLATTYSLPAYGEFGTLARHQPLRAEKNLLLGTVLLSARAAIRGGLEPDEAFSLSDRMIETIEAATSIAELRNRHVRITVSFAEAVKELQALRHSPHVLAAIRYIQQHLYEPLSVSSISQAIHVSSNYLSVLFKDETGLPLARYVIRERIREAKRLLRSSDDSLLTISNKLHFSSQSHFSQAFKQTTGETPTHYRQRSEF; this is encoded by the coding sequence ATGAATCGCTTGTCGACATCCGACTTGACGCAAGTCGCAGAGCACCTTTACGGGATGACCGGTTTTTTCGTCACGTATCGAGATCGTCATGGTACTCCGCTTGCACTACGCCCAGAAGCTCCACCTCATCCGGGAACTCTGCCGATTGAGAATGAATGGCCCGTCCTTAAAAAGACTCCTTTACTCTATACCCTGAAAGATGGCACAGCCTACCTCTTTTTGGACGTTCCGGAACAAGGTATGTATCGAATTGGTCCTGTTTTATTACAATCTGCTCTCTTTCGGGCGCATATCCAGGATGAAGCCTATCATCAGTTTTATAAAGTCTTGCCGCGTACGACGGAGAATCGATTGATTGACTGTGCTCATTTGATGTATCGCTTGTTACACGGGGAAGCATTGCCGAAGCGAGAAATCGAACAACTGTCTGATATTCAGGAAGCTGAAATCCCACTCGTTGCGGATGCACCGTCCCATACAGGGGTGACCGCGTACCGAAAAGCATGGCAACGGGAGCAACAAATCATCGACTGGATCGCGACGGGTCAAAGCGAGCGACTCGCAACGACTTATTCGTTACCTGCCTATGGTGAATTCGGCACACTCGCACGGCATCAACCGTTACGCGCAGAAAAGAACCTGTTGCTCGGAACCGTCCTATTGAGCGCACGCGCTGCGATTCGCGGTGGACTAGAACCGGACGAAGCGTTCTCCCTAAGCGACCGGATGATTGAGACAATCGAAGCCGCGACGAGCATTGCCGAACTCCGGAATCGTCATGTCCGGATTACAGTTTCGTTCGCAGAAGCCGTCAAGGAACTCCAAGCGCTGCGGCACTCGCCTCATGTACTCGCTGCGATTCGCTATATTCAACAACACCTGTATGAACCGTTGTCCGTCTCATCAATCAGCCAAGCCATTCATGTCTCGTCCAATTACTTGTCCGTTCTGTTTAAGGATGAGACCGGTCTGCCACTCGCCCGGTATGTCATCCGGGAACGCATTCGGGAAGCAAAGCGTCTCTTACGCTCGTCCGACGACTCGTTGCTGACGATCTCAAATAAGTTGCACTTCTCAAGCCAAAGTCATTTCAGTCAAGCCTTCAAACAGACGACTGGCGAGACACCGACACATTACCGGCAACGAAGTGAATTTTAA
- a CDS encoding CBS domain-containing protein: MNIAFFLLPKDEVKYLDPESTVRQALEKMKHHRFTSVPLVDNKGKYAGTLTEGDILWALEANLEHADYDHVLQTRLTDIKQRVRYKPVSITAQMEEMIEVITDQNFVPVIDDGKHFIGIIRRRDIIDYFAKKVARENVSY; the protein is encoded by the coding sequence ATGAATATTGCTTTTTTCTTATTACCTAAAGATGAGGTGAAATATTTAGATCCTGAGTCAACGGTCAGACAAGCACTAGAAAAGATGAAACATCATCGTTTTACGTCGGTCCCACTCGTTGACAATAAAGGGAAATACGCAGGAACGCTGACGGAAGGCGATATCTTGTGGGCACTCGAAGCAAATCTCGAGCATGCCGATTACGACCACGTCTTACAGACACGATTAACTGATATTAAACAACGTGTCCGTTATAAACCGGTTTCAATTACAGCGCAGATGGAAGAGATGATTGAAGTCATCACGGATCAAAACTTCGTGCCCGTCATTGATGATGGCAAGCATTTTATCGGCATCATCCGACGGCGTGATATCATCGATTATTTTGCTAAAAAAGTAGCGCGGGAGAACGTCAGTTATTAA
- a CDS encoding diacylglycerol kinase: protein MRPRARVIYNPTSGKEMVKRNLPYILDRLEAAGYETSVYSTKAVGDATYEAARACEAEFDLVVAAGGDGTLNEVISGMAAYNKRPKLGVLPVGTTNDFGRAMRIPLTIEGAMDVICTGHTMPVDIGKIEGSAGVHYFINIAGGGIMTELSYEVPSKLKTALGQLAYYVKGMEKLPQIRPTYVELEHEKGIFKGEVMLFLTSNTNSVGGFEKLSPNASLNDGRFDLFILKKCNLVELIRVMRLALKGDHFSDPCIEHVTTSFVRMKNTSEMSLNIDGEFGGICEGEMTNLRSHFEVMTPKFRIEEMEQINTQLQEAETNLA from the coding sequence ATGAGACCTAGAGCGCGCGTGATTTATAACCCGACTTCCGGGAAAGAGATGGTTAAACGAAATTTACCGTATATCCTCGACCGACTCGAAGCAGCGGGTTATGAGACATCTGTCTACTCGACGAAAGCGGTCGGCGATGCGACGTATGAAGCAGCACGAGCATGCGAAGCAGAATTTGATCTCGTCGTCGCAGCAGGCGGCGATGGTACGTTGAACGAAGTGATCAGCGGAATGGCTGCCTACAATAAACGTCCGAAGCTTGGTGTTCTACCTGTTGGAACGACGAATGACTTTGGTCGGGCGATGCGTATTCCATTGACGATCGAAGGGGCGATGGATGTCATTTGCACAGGACATACGATGCCGGTCGATATCGGTAAGATTGAAGGATCGGCAGGCGTCCATTACTTCATCAACATCGCTGGTGGTGGCATCATGACAGAACTGTCGTACGAGGTGCCTTCGAAGCTGAAGACGGCACTCGGACAGCTCGCGTACTACGTCAAAGGGATGGAGAAACTTCCGCAAATCCGACCGACATATGTCGAACTGGAGCATGAAAAGGGTATATTCAAAGGAGAAGTCATGCTGTTCTTGACATCGAACACGAACTCCGTCGGTGGATTCGAAAAGCTGTCACCGAACGCGTCACTCAATGACGGTCGGTTCGATCTCTTCATTCTGAAGAAATGTAATCTCGTCGAATTGATTCGTGTCATGCGCCTTGCCTTAAAAGGGGATCATTTCTCGGACCCTTGCATCGAGCATGTCACGACCTCATTCGTCCGCATGAAGAATACATCAGAGATGAGTTTGAACATCGATGGTGAGTTTGGCGGCATTTGCGAAGGCGAGATGACGAATCTTCGCTCTCATTTCGAAGTCATGACACCAAAGTTCCGGATCGAAGAGATGGAACAAATCAATACACAACTACAAGAAGCAGAAACGAACCTCGCGTGA
- the rlmD gene encoding 23S rRNA (uracil(1939)-C(5))-methyltransferase RlmD translates to MIPVQKNDEHVVEIVDLTHEGSGVARIDGYTVFIPGALPTEQVKIKITKTTKSYGFGRIIRQKTKSVDRVEPPCPVYNQCGGCQLQHLSYDAELKFKHNRVRDAFARLAGLEIPVHETIGMEDPWGYRNKAQVPVAFQSNKLMAGFYQKRSHRIIDMDYCLIQNKENDEAVQAVRKVLADLKVPAYDEKKKAGVIRHIMARHGYHTNELMVVLVTKVKQLRGIDKIVEGILKALPNVTSIQHNINPDDTNVILGKKNVVLYGPSVIRDQIAGLTYEISPHSFFQVNPLQTEKLYAKALEYAQLTGDETVVDAYCGIGSISLSLAKQAKHVYGIEIVPQAIDDARRNAQANGIENVTFEYGAAEKVMPDLVKAGIQPDVIVVDPPRKGCDEEFLRAAADVAPKRIVYVSCNASTQARDAKLLTELGYTLVEVTPVDMFPHTTHVESVALFVRN, encoded by the coding sequence ATGATTCCAGTACAAAAGAACGATGAACACGTCGTCGAGATCGTCGACCTGACACATGAAGGGTCAGGGGTCGCGCGCATCGATGGCTATACGGTCTTCATCCCGGGCGCATTGCCGACGGAACAGGTCAAGATCAAGATCACGAAAACGACGAAGTCTTACGGATTCGGTCGCATCATCCGTCAAAAGACGAAGAGTGTCGATCGTGTCGAGCCGCCTTGTCCAGTTTACAACCAGTGTGGTGGTTGCCAATTGCAACACTTATCATACGATGCAGAACTCAAGTTCAAGCACAACCGTGTCCGTGACGCTTTCGCGCGCCTAGCAGGTCTTGAAATCCCCGTTCACGAGACGATCGGGATGGAAGATCCTTGGGGTTACCGCAACAAAGCACAAGTACCGGTCGCCTTCCAATCGAACAAATTGATGGCTGGCTTCTATCAAAAACGAAGTCATCGGATCATCGATATGGACTACTGCTTGATTCAAAACAAAGAAAACGACGAAGCTGTCCAAGCGGTGCGTAAAGTTCTCGCTGATTTGAAAGTCCCAGCGTACGACGAGAAGAAAAAAGCAGGTGTCATTCGTCATATCATGGCACGTCATGGGTACCACACGAACGAGTTGATGGTCGTTCTCGTCACGAAGGTCAAACAATTACGCGGCATCGATAAGATCGTTGAAGGGATCTTAAAGGCGTTACCAAATGTCACGTCGATCCAGCACAACATCAACCCGGATGATACGAACGTCATTCTCGGGAAAAAGAACGTCGTCTTGTACGGACCGTCCGTCATTCGCGATCAAATCGCTGGATTGACGTATGAGATCTCACCGCATTCGTTCTTCCAAGTCAACCCGCTGCAAACAGAGAAACTCTACGCGAAAGCGCTCGAGTACGCTCAGTTGACAGGCGATGAGACTGTCGTCGATGCTTACTGTGGTATCGGTTCGATTTCCTTGTCACTCGCTAAACAAGCGAAGCACGTCTACGGCATCGAAATCGTACCGCAAGCAATCGATGATGCACGCCGGAACGCACAAGCGAACGGGATTGAGAACGTGACATTCGAGTATGGTGCAGCTGAGAAGGTCATGCCGGATCTCGTTAAAGCCGGTATTCAACCGGACGTCATCGTCGTCGATCCACCACGTAAAGGCTGTGACGAAGAATTCTTGCGTGCTGCTGCGGATGTTGCACCGAAGCGGATCGTCTACGTCTCATGTAACGCGTCGACTCAAGCACGTGACGCGAAGTTGTTGACAGAGCTCGGTTATACACTCGTCGAAGTGACGCCGGTCGATATGTTCCCACATACGACACACGTTGAGAGCGTTGCCTTGTTCGTCCGTAACTAA
- a CDS encoding bifunctional glycosyltransferase/CDP-glycerol:glycerophosphate glycerophosphotransferase, which produces MNSISVIIPVYQTESQTKAAIQSVLDQKVSIPVEIVVVFDGPSTYIDELRSLYPTCTIVEQAHQGTYAARRRGLEVATGDYVTFLDSDDILAPRALYTYIKAYEKSRGEVIIGKVSPVYNKKKWLMPIDDDRYFFYTRTKFNSRHLTTIHGWMIKKDLLNDLPVLETRWFADTIIAHTIISKLTNLTSVSYVVYGRNSRSTPLEGQSLYQARDITTLSDISRIYGMLSAHTKDNDVQKFLNTWYKRFISKRGRALLERSTSKSQQTDVFRHVAYDLRRAKTQSKYLQAWSTGSYIMFRSYITAVKTKQTLRTARRKKIKNGLMLYRLFQKMPVKENLVLFESFLGRSYSDNPKALYLKLKEQRPELELVWIFANEPSDDVKEACPNWVLKNSFAYYQAMARAKYWIFNTRQPLSLTKREETIYLQTWHGTPLKRLGLDMEEVHMAGTNATRYKRNFYNQAQEWNYLISPNAYSSEIFKSAFGFQNTMLETGYPRNDLLYADDQAGLISEIKARLDIPADKKVVLYAPTWRDDEFIARGKYRFDLQLDLNEMQARLGDDYVVLLRMHYLIAQNMDISGHEGFAYDVSSYGDIAELYLISDVLITDYSSVFFDYAHLQRPMIFFTYDLEKYASTLRGFYFDFEEVVPGPLLKETDQVIDYIEQIDTKSVAYQEKYDRFLERFCSLDDGTASERVLAELFPNASSADAEDAE; this is translated from the coding sequence ATGAACTCAATTAGTGTCATCATTCCTGTCTATCAAACTGAATCACAAACGAAGGCAGCCATTCAATCCGTTCTCGACCAGAAGGTGTCGATCCCGGTGGAAATCGTCGTCGTCTTTGACGGACCAAGCACATACATCGATGAGCTCCGTTCTCTCTATCCGACATGTACGATCGTGGAACAGGCGCATCAAGGAACTTACGCAGCACGTCGACGTGGTCTTGAAGTCGCAACAGGTGACTACGTTACTTTCCTCGATAGTGATGATATCCTCGCACCACGTGCACTCTATACGTATATCAAAGCCTATGAGAAATCACGCGGTGAAGTCATCATCGGTAAGGTCTCACCTGTCTACAACAAGAAAAAATGGCTCATGCCGATCGATGATGATCGTTATTTCTTCTATACTCGTACGAAGTTCAATTCGCGTCATTTGACGACGATTCACGGCTGGATGATTAAAAAGGACTTGCTCAATGATCTACCTGTTCTTGAGACACGATGGTTCGCCGATACGATCATCGCCCATACCATCATTTCGAAACTGACGAACCTGACATCGGTCAGTTATGTCGTCTATGGTCGAAACTCACGTAGTACGCCACTTGAAGGACAATCGCTCTACCAAGCGCGTGATATCACGACATTATCCGATATCTCACGGATCTACGGTATGTTATCTGCCCATACGAAGGATAACGACGTTCAAAAATTCTTAAATACGTGGTACAAACGTTTCATCTCAAAACGTGGTCGAGCATTGCTTGAGCGCAGTACATCAAAAAGTCAGCAGACCGACGTCTTCCGTCATGTCGCTTACGACTTGAGACGGGCGAAGACACAAAGCAAGTATCTGCAGGCATGGTCGACGGGTTCGTATATCATGTTCCGTTCATATATCACTGCTGTTAAGACTAAACAGACATTACGGACGGCACGACGTAAAAAAATTAAGAACGGTCTCATGCTCTATCGTCTGTTCCAAAAGATGCCGGTCAAAGAGAACCTTGTCTTATTCGAGAGTTTCCTTGGACGAAGCTACTCCGATAATCCGAAGGCTCTTTATCTGAAATTAAAAGAACAACGCCCTGAACTTGAGCTCGTCTGGATTTTCGCGAATGAGCCTTCAGATGACGTCAAAGAAGCTTGCCCAAACTGGGTGCTCAAAAACAGCTTCGCGTATTACCAAGCGATGGCACGTGCGAAGTACTGGATCTTCAATACACGTCAACCGCTCAGCTTAACGAAACGCGAAGAAACGATCTACCTTCAAACGTGGCACGGCACACCATTAAAACGACTAGGTCTCGACATGGAAGAAGTCCACATGGCAGGAACGAACGCGACACGCTACAAACGAAACTTCTACAATCAAGCACAGGAATGGAACTACTTGATTTCTCCGAATGCCTATTCGAGCGAAATCTTCAAGAGTGCGTTCGGCTTCCAAAACACGATGCTTGAGACGGGTTATCCACGAAACGATCTCTTGTATGCGGACGATCAAGCTGGTCTCATCAGCGAAATCAAAGCACGTCTTGATATCCCAGCTGATAAGAAAGTCGTCTTGTACGCACCAACATGGCGAGATGACGAGTTCATCGCGCGCGGAAAATACCGCTTCGATCTCCAACTTGACTTGAACGAGATGCAGGCCCGGCTCGGTGACGATTATGTCGTCTTGCTCCGGATGCATTACTTGATTGCGCAAAATATGGATATTAGTGGACACGAAGGCTTCGCCTACGACGTCTCTTCGTATGGCGATATCGCAGAGTTGTACTTGATCAGTGACGTCTTGATCACTGACTACTCGTCTGTCTTCTTCGATTACGCCCACTTACAACGTCCAATGATCTTCTTTACGTACGACTTGGAGAAATATGCGTCGACGTTACGTGGATTCTATTTCGATTTCGAAGAAGTCGTTCCAGGACCACTATTGAAAGAGACGGACCAAGTCATCGATTATATCGAACAGATCGATACGAAATCCGTCGCTTACCAAGAAAAATACGATCGCTTCCTCGAGCGATTCTGCAGTCTTGACGATGGTACGGCAAGTGAACGTGTTCTTGCTGAGTTGTTCCCGAATGCAAGCTCAGCAGATGCTGAAGATGCTGAATAA
- the gatA gene encoding Asp-tRNA(Asn)/Glu-tRNA(Gln) amidotransferase subunit GatA, with protein MSLFEHGVKTLHTLIQDGEVKVSELVQESFDQIDRVDGKIGAFLSLNEEAFEQAKRMDDVAKHEANPLFGLPIGVKDNIVTKGMTTTCGSKFLENFVPAHDATVVERLHEAGAITIGKLNMDEFAMGSSNENSAYKPVRNPWNTKHVPGGSSGGSAAAVAAGEVLFSLGSDTGGSIRQPAAYCGVVGLKPTYGLVSRFGLVAFASSLDQIGPLTRTVEDNAYLLSAIAGHCEMDSTSANVAATDYTQALTGDIKGLKIAVPKEYFGEGVSEGVKTNIREAIQKLEALGATVDEVSLPNSKYALATYYLLASSEASSNLARFDGIRYGVRAEADALEDVFKYSRSQGFGDEVKRRIMLGTYALSSGYYDAYYKKAQQARTLIKKDFDDVLANYDVIIGPTAPTPAFELGAQLDDPVTMYANDILTIPINLAGVPAISVPAGFVDGLPVGLQIIGKHFDEATIYRAAHAFELATGGFALPKL; from the coding sequence ATGTCACTTTTTGAACATGGTGTCAAAACACTACACACACTCATTCAGGATGGCGAAGTCAAAGTTTCTGAACTCGTCCAAGAATCCTTTGATCAAATCGACCGCGTCGATGGAAAAATCGGTGCGTTTCTTTCGTTGAACGAAGAAGCATTCGAGCAAGCAAAACGAATGGATGATGTCGCGAAACACGAAGCGAATCCATTGTTTGGTCTTCCAATCGGCGTCAAGGATAACATCGTCACGAAAGGGATGACGACGACATGTGGTTCGAAATTCCTCGAGAACTTCGTACCAGCGCATGACGCGACGGTCGTCGAGCGTCTGCATGAAGCAGGGGCGATCACGATCGGGAAATTGAACATGGATGAGTTCGCGATGGGTTCTTCAAACGAGAACTCAGCGTACAAACCGGTTCGCAACCCATGGAATACGAAACACGTTCCAGGTGGTTCTTCGGGTGGTTCAGCAGCAGCTGTCGCAGCAGGAGAAGTCTTGTTCAGCCTTGGTTCGGATACAGGTGGTTCGATTCGTCAACCGGCTGCCTATTGTGGTGTCGTCGGGTTGAAACCGACATACGGTCTCGTCTCACGCTTCGGTCTCGTGGCGTTCGCGTCGTCGCTTGACCAAATCGGTCCGTTGACACGAACAGTCGAAGACAACGCATATCTCTTGAGTGCGATTGCAGGACACTGTGAGATGGATTCGACGTCTGCGAACGTCGCAGCAACGGATTACACACAAGCGTTGACAGGTGATATCAAAGGTCTGAAGATTGCTGTTCCGAAAGAATACTTCGGTGAGGGTGTCAGTGAAGGTGTCAAAACCAACATTCGTGAAGCAATCCAAAAACTCGAAGCACTCGGTGCGACGGTCGATGAAGTGTCACTCCCGAACTCGAAATATGCGCTTGCGACGTACTACTTACTTGCTTCATCAGAAGCATCATCGAACCTTGCGCGCTTTGACGGTATTCGTTACGGAGTTCGTGCGGAAGCAGATGCACTTGAAGATGTCTTCAAGTATTCCCGCTCACAAGGATTCGGAGACGAAGTCAAACGTCGTATCATGCTCGGAACGTATGCGCTCAGCTCAGGTTACTACGATGCCTACTATAAAAAAGCACAACAAGCTCGAACGTTGATCAAAAAGGATTTCGACGATGTCCTCGCGAACTATGACGTCATCATCGGACCAACGGCACCGACACCAGCATTCGAACTCGGTGCACAGCTCGATGATCCGGTCACGATGTATGCGAATGACATCCTGACGATTCCAATCAACTTGGCAGGTGTCCCAGCCATCTCGGTTCCAGCTGGATTCGTCGACGGTCTTCCGGTCGGCTTACAAATCATTGGAAAACATTTCGATGAGGCGACGATCTATCGCGCTGCGCATGCGTTTGAGCTTGCGACAGGTGGATTCGCGCTTCCGAAGTTATAA